In Haematobia irritans isolate KBUSLIRL chromosome 1, ASM5000362v1, whole genome shotgun sequence, a genomic segment contains:
- the LOC142219483 gene encoding uncharacterized protein LOC142219483 — MKFLACLALFASLAVVSVNGLAGQSACRDPSEIGQTYPHHWDPSKYWYCEKLNENAIEKDCPKDTAYMHLLKECIPWPNWIWKKPENPPTVA; from the coding sequence TGGCATGTTTGgctctttttgcctctttgGCTGTTGTCTCAGTAAATGGCTTGGCTGGTCAATCGGCTTGCCGTGATCCCTCCGAAATTGGTCAAACTTATCCTCATCATTGGGATCCATCCAAATATTGGTATTGTGAAAAATTGAACGAGAATGCCATTGAAAAAGATTGCCCTAAGGATACTGCTTATATGCATTTATTGAAAGAATGCATTCCATGGCCCAACTGGATCTGGAAGAAGCCTGAAAATCCCCCAACTGTTGCTTAA